In Virgibacillus sp. NKC19-16, a single genomic region encodes these proteins:
- a CDS encoding glycosyltransferase, whose amino-acid sequence MTAPKRVVHMTTVHHPYDPRIYHKECLSLHNAGHDVTLIAQADTETAQDKPIKHVPVKTYTSRLKRMIFGTIEAYKKAKDLDADVYHFHDPELLPAAWLLKKKNNVVIYDIHEDYVTSIMQKEYMRTPVKKVIASTYKYMEKFFSRKMELCLAEKYYKDIYPRGKCILNYPTINENFINHSRNDGPLADALLYTGNVSYVRGALIHAKIPLIDESVSVHFVGKCPSDLADEMYAVSGDKQNNLEIEGIDRFIEKEDMEARYLSRNWLAGIALFPPTEHYMKKELTKFFEYMNAGLPIICSNFPVWKEFMETYECGIAVDPYDESEIKEAIFYLRNNQDVAKRMGENGRKAVMEELNWRTEENKLITWYGQLTNTSMQKDRAE is encoded by the coding sequence ATGACGGCTCCTAAGCGTGTTGTACATATGACAACCGTACACCACCCGTATGACCCGCGGATTTATCATAAAGAATGCTTATCCCTTCACAATGCGGGGCACGACGTAACGCTGATCGCGCAAGCAGACACGGAAACTGCACAAGATAAGCCGATCAAACATGTACCTGTCAAGACATATACAAGCAGATTAAAACGCATGATTTTCGGGACGATTGAGGCGTATAAAAAGGCGAAGGACCTAGATGCTGATGTCTACCATTTTCATGATCCGGAGCTATTGCCGGCCGCATGGCTCCTGAAGAAGAAAAACAATGTCGTTATTTATGACATCCATGAAGATTATGTTACAAGCATCATGCAAAAAGAATATATGCGTACCCCCGTTAAAAAAGTGATAGCATCAACGTATAAGTATATGGAGAAATTTTTTTCCAGGAAAATGGAGCTTTGTCTCGCGGAGAAGTATTATAAAGACATCTATCCAAGGGGAAAATGTATATTAAACTACCCGACGATTAATGAAAATTTTATCAATCACAGTCGTAATGACGGCCCGTTAGCAGACGCGCTACTGTATACTGGTAATGTATCTTACGTGAGGGGTGCGCTTATTCATGCAAAAATTCCGCTCATCGACGAATCGGTTTCCGTCCATTTTGTCGGAAAATGTCCAAGTGACTTGGCGGATGAAATGTATGCAGTTTCCGGTGATAAACAGAATAATTTAGAAATAGAAGGAATCGACCGTTTTATTGAAAAAGAAGACATGGAAGCAAGATATCTCAGCCGTAATTGGCTGGCAGGTATTGCTTTATTCCCACCAACGGAGCATTACATGAAAAAGGAACTGACGAAGTTTTTCGAGTATATGAACGCAGGACTTCCTATTATATGTTCGAATTTTCCCGTATGGAAAGAATTTATGGAGACGTATGAATGCGGGATCGCTGTTGATCCGTATGACGAATCCGAAATTAAAGAAGCGATTTTCTACTTAAGAAATAATCAGGACGTGGCAAAACGTATGGGCGAAAATGGAAGAAAAGCTGTTATGGAAGAGTTAAATTGGCGTACCGAAGAAAACAAGCTGATTACATGGTACGGGCAATTGACAAATACAAGCATGCAAAAGGATCGGGCTGAGTAA
- a CDS encoding UDP-glucose dehydrogenase family protein, whose product MEIAVIGTGYVGLVTGVCLADLGNKVTCIDIDEEKVSTLKQGISPIYEKGLTELLQKNIENGNLTFTTDYQEGLTGKSMVYIAVGTPQGEDGSADLTYINAACESIAANLVGDVVIVTKSTVPVGTNEYIKHKIESDLVENVTVKIASNPEFLRQGSAVYDTFNADRIVIGSDDTDALQALEKVNADFHLPIVKTDLRSAEMIKYASNAFLATKISFINEMANLSEKIGANIDHVAKGMGMDERIGNAFLNAGIGYGGSCFPKDTRAIISIGKDAAYDMPILENVVDSNDRQRGVLVDKLLERFETIKGKKVAVLGLAFKPNTDDMREAPSILVTDKLLAEGAIVNAYDPVATDNAKRILPEQINYASSVEEAIEDADIAIILTEWKEIKAFPLEDYKKHMTNAVIFDGRNCFELEDAAGSGVEYHSIGRPTVYN is encoded by the coding sequence ATGGAAATAGCAGTGATTGGAACCGGATATGTAGGATTGGTAACAGGCGTTTGCCTGGCCGACCTTGGTAATAAGGTTACATGTATAGACATCGATGAAGAAAAAGTCTCTACATTAAAACAGGGGATCAGCCCTATTTATGAAAAAGGACTAACAGAGCTTCTACAAAAAAATATCGAAAATGGTAATCTCACGTTTACCACAGATTATCAAGAGGGCCTGACGGGAAAAAGCATGGTTTATATTGCTGTAGGAACACCACAAGGGGAAGACGGCTCGGCAGATTTAACGTATATTAACGCAGCTTGTGAATCCATTGCCGCGAATTTAGTGGGTGATGTTGTTATCGTTACAAAAAGCACCGTACCTGTTGGCACAAATGAATATATAAAACATAAAATCGAATCGGATTTGGTGGAAAACGTCACCGTAAAAATCGCCTCAAACCCTGAATTCCTGCGCCAGGGTTCAGCAGTGTACGATACATTTAACGCAGATCGAATCGTTATCGGTTCAGATGACACGGATGCTTTGCAAGCTTTGGAAAAAGTAAACGCGGATTTCCATCTTCCAATTGTAAAAACAGATCTTAGAAGTGCAGAAATGATCAAATATGCATCGAACGCTTTTTTAGCGACGAAAATCAGTTTTATCAATGAAATGGCAAACCTATCAGAGAAGATTGGAGCCAATATTGATCATGTTGCCAAAGGCATGGGAATGGACGAACGGATAGGTAACGCCTTCTTGAATGCAGGCATCGGCTATGGCGGCTCCTGTTTCCCGAAAGACACCCGGGCTATCATCTCTATCGGAAAAGATGCAGCGTACGACATGCCGATACTGGAAAATGTCGTGGATTCGAATGACCGACAACGAGGCGTTTTAGTTGATAAACTCCTTGAACGCTTTGAAACGATAAAAGGGAAAAAAGTCGCAGTATTAGGATTGGCATTCAAGCCAAACACCGATGACATGCGCGAAGCCCCGTCTATTCTAGTTACAGACAAGCTTCTGGCTGAAGGTGCTATTGTAAATGCCTATGACCCTGTCGCAACAGACAATGCGAAAAGGATTTTACCCGAGCAAATAAACTACGCATCCAGTGTAGAGGAAGCAATTGAAGATGCAGACATCGCAATTATTCTCACAGAATGGAAGGAAATTAAAGCATTCCCGTTAGAGGATTATAAAAAACACATGACAAATGCGGTGATTTTTGACGGCAGGAACTGTTTTGAATTAGAAGACGCGGCGGGAAGTGGCGTGGAGTATCATTCGATTGGGCGGCCGACGGTCTATAATTAG
- a CDS encoding ABC transporter permease: MKTYLQEMLKRKDLLYFLVKSGLKAEHRNSYLGYFWWLLDPLLNVLVYYFLVVVILGRGDDVENYPLFLVIGLVAWRMISSTVGSSSKSILRYSSIINQVYMPKALFPLSFTISQMFNFAFGLIVVAIFLAIYGVMPDWQIIYLPLIILVQLVFLLAVGLFLGYITVFVRDIDNVLTYVTRIFFYASPIIWVGGRLPPEYSWVVDINPIAIIVTAYRDVLMYQNSPDFTGLFTILIISAIAGILMLRHYSKNEHKIIKAL, encoded by the coding sequence ATGAAAACTTATTTGCAGGAAATGCTTAAACGAAAAGACTTATTATATTTTCTCGTGAAGTCCGGATTAAAAGCAGAACACCGAAACAGCTATTTGGGCTATTTCTGGTGGCTGCTGGATCCGCTTTTAAACGTGCTTGTATACTATTTTTTAGTTGTTGTTATATTAGGCAGAGGCGATGATGTGGAGAATTATCCATTATTCCTTGTTATCGGGCTCGTCGCATGGCGCATGATTAGTTCGACAGTCGGCTCATCTTCCAAATCGATTTTGCGATATAGTTCGATTATTAATCAGGTGTACATGCCTAAAGCGTTGTTTCCGCTCTCTTTCACGATTTCACAGATGTTTAACTTTGCATTTGGTTTAATCGTGGTCGCCATATTTTTGGCAATATATGGCGTTATGCCGGACTGGCAAATTATTTATCTGCCATTGATCATACTCGTTCAATTAGTATTCTTATTAGCAGTGGGTCTATTTTTAGGTTATATTACGGTGTTTGTTCGCGATATTGATAACGTGCTTACCTATGTAACACGGATATTTTTCTATGCGTCACCGATTATTTGGGTAGGTGGGCGTCTGCCGCCAGAGTACAGCTGGGTCGTGGATATTAACCCGATCGCCATTATCGTAACTGCTTATAGAGATGTGCTTATGTACCAAAACAGTCCGGATTTTACAGGGCTATTTACCATTTTAATTATTTCTGCAATCGCTGGAATTTTAATGCTGCGTCACTATAGTAAGAATGAACATAAAATCATCAAAGCATTATAA
- a CDS encoding PhnE/PtxC family ABC transporter permease — MEAKWMRKRKWQTSLVFIIIILITYLSAVITNFNFLQGLATLPAAIGWILSNLLITQESLERLPDVLVKLNETIFMSIAATTTAAVVSLFLGLMGSKTTRINGFISTFARFIASFSRNIPVVAWALILLLSFGQNSVTGYLALFVGSVGFLTRAFIESIDEASYSSVEALTATGASYFHIVNKAVIPQCKPQLISWILFMIETNIRSATLVGILTGTGIGFIFDLYYKTMDYNMVALITFTIVLAVILIELISNYIRKVIL, encoded by the coding sequence GTGGAAGCTAAATGGATGCGCAAACGCAAATGGCAGACAAGTCTGGTTTTTATTATCATTATTTTAATTACCTATTTGTCTGCTGTGATAACAAATTTTAATTTTCTGCAGGGTCTTGCCACATTACCTGCAGCAATTGGATGGATTCTTTCCAATCTCCTGATTACACAGGAATCCTTGGAAAGATTGCCGGATGTATTGGTGAAATTGAATGAAACGATTTTTATGTCGATTGCTGCCACAACGACAGCCGCCGTTGTTTCCTTGTTTTTGGGTCTAATGGGGTCCAAAACCACAAGAATAAATGGCTTCATCAGTACGTTTGCTCGGTTTATCGCATCGTTTTCCAGAAATATTCCAGTAGTGGCATGGGCACTAATTTTACTGCTCTCCTTTGGGCAAAATTCAGTGACTGGCTATTTGGCTCTTTTCGTCGGGAGTGTTGGATTTCTGACACGTGCGTTTATTGAATCCATCGATGAAGCAAGCTACAGTTCGGTGGAGGCATTAACAGCTACCGGAGCATCTTATTTCCATATTGTAAATAAAGCGGTCATCCCCCAATGTAAGCCACAGCTGATCAGCTGGATCTTATTTATGATCGAAACAAATATTCGGAGTGCAACACTTGTCGGTATTCTGACAGGTACAGGGATCGGGTTCATTTTTGATTTATATTATAAGACGATGGACTATAATATGGTCGCCCTTATTACTTTCACGATTGTTCTTGCCGTCATCTTGATAGAACTAATCTCAAACTATATACGGAAGGTGATTCTGTAA
- a CDS encoding nucleotide sugar dehydrogenase, with translation MSLFEKLQSKEEKIAVIGLGYVGLPLAIEFAKKYNVVGYDVNKEKLDKYMSGVDVTDEVGDAMVRDTTMEFSSDENDLQASKFHVVAVPTPINTDKTPNLNPVIGASETVGRNLTKGSIVVYESTVYPGTTEEICIPILERESGLTFGEDFKVGYSPERINPGDKVNTLTRIMKIVSGSDAESLEEIAAVYGSIIEAGVHKAESIKVAEAAKVIENSQRDINIAFMNELSMVFNKMDISTNAVLEAAGTKWNFLKFTPGLVGGHCIGVDPYYFTYKAEQLGYHSQIILSGRKINDDMGKYIASNVIKKMIKAKQEIDGAKVAIMGLTFKENVPDVRNTKVIDIIDELQEYGVDVVVHDPVPDANAVYDEFNIRLANQEELSELDCVVLAVPHKEYKDTFDLDVLDGMYKNDRKVLVDVKSVLDRKTCESRGYHYWSL, from the coding sequence ATGAGTTTGTTTGAAAAATTACAATCAAAAGAAGAAAAAATAGCTGTCATCGGTTTGGGATATGTCGGTCTACCATTGGCGATCGAATTTGCCAAAAAATATAATGTGGTCGGATATGATGTGAATAAGGAAAAATTGGATAAATATATGAGCGGTGTGGATGTAACCGATGAAGTCGGGGACGCGATGGTACGTGATACAACCATGGAATTTTCAAGTGATGAAAATGACTTACAAGCGAGTAAATTCCATGTGGTGGCGGTTCCTACACCTATTAACACGGATAAAACGCCGAATTTGAATCCGGTAATTGGCGCAAGTGAAACGGTTGGACGAAATTTAACCAAGGGCTCTATCGTTGTTTATGAGTCAACGGTTTACCCGGGAACTACCGAGGAAATCTGCATTCCCATCCTTGAAAGGGAGTCCGGCTTGACATTCGGCGAGGATTTTAAAGTTGGCTATTCCCCGGAACGAATTAATCCAGGTGATAAAGTCAACACCTTAACCCGTATCATGAAAATTGTTTCCGGATCAGACGCGGAGTCACTTGAAGAAATCGCAGCAGTGTATGGTTCGATTATCGAAGCTGGGGTCCATAAAGCGGAGTCCATCAAGGTAGCAGAAGCGGCGAAAGTCATCGAGAATTCACAACGCGATATTAATATCGCGTTTATGAACGAGCTTTCCATGGTATTCAATAAAATGGATATTAGTACCAATGCCGTCTTGGAAGCGGCTGGAACGAAATGGAACTTCCTAAAATTCACCCCTGGCCTGGTAGGCGGACATTGCATCGGTGTGGATCCATATTACTTTACGTATAAAGCAGAGCAGCTGGGATATCACTCCCAAATCATTCTCTCAGGACGAAAAATTAATGATGATATGGGGAAATATATTGCCAGTAATGTCATCAAAAAAATGATTAAGGCAAAACAGGAAATTGACGGGGCAAAAGTTGCGATTATGGGGCTGACGTTTAAAGAAAATGTTCCTGATGTGCGCAATACGAAGGTTATCGATATCATCGACGAATTACAGGAATATGGCGTAGACGTTGTGGTACATGATCCGGTCCCTGATGCAAACGCGGTTTATGATGAATTTAATATTCGTCTGGCTAATCAGGAGGAATTAAGCGAACTGGATTGTGTCGTATTGGCAGTTCCTCACAAAGAATATAAGGATACGTTCGATTTAGATGTGCTGGATGGCATGTATAAGAATGACCGAAAAGTATTAGTTGATGTGAAGAGTGTTTTAGATAGAAAGACATGTGAATCGAGAGGTTATCATTATTGGAGTTTGTAG
- a CDS encoding glycosyltransferase, with protein MEKKSVLFFIYQMGAGGAARTLLNIINNLDRTKFTPILVTLNYNGSYEEYIKSDVTFIKLETKRLRSAIFPLAKVIREEKADIVFSTIPNYNTIAILANLFAFTGAKNIVREAAFLGGSPKENIKLLAYGMLYKLSSKVIALSEGVKENIIKQYKVKSEKIKVIYNPVDLDSIENNIKHGQVAGAHQAIFNANEKIIITAGRLVKDKDHETLLRAFAKVNERIHAKLVILGEGELEEDLKRTAHEHHVQDKVHFIGFQQNPYIYFKQADVFVLSSKREGFGHVLAEALATGTPVVSTNAKPGAREVLNYGEFGRMCEVGNAEEMADKIYEILTLNKEQTAQIIDKGLTRANEFNAKKIVKQYEETFNQTIDQIEK; from the coding sequence ATGGAAAAGAAAAGCGTGCTATTTTTCATATATCAGATGGGTGCTGGCGGTGCAGCAAGGACCCTGCTTAATATTATTAACAACTTAGACAGAACGAAATTCACACCCATTTTGGTGACATTAAACTATAATGGCTCGTATGAAGAATATATAAAATCAGATGTGACGTTTATTAAATTGGAAACAAAACGCCTGCGATCAGCTATTTTTCCTTTAGCGAAGGTGATAAGAGAAGAAAAAGCAGACATCGTATTTAGCACGATTCCGAATTATAATACGATCGCCATCTTGGCAAATTTATTTGCTTTTACAGGTGCAAAAAATATTGTGCGGGAGGCGGCCTTTTTAGGTGGCAGCCCTAAAGAAAATATAAAATTGCTAGCCTATGGAATGCTATATAAACTATCCAGCAAAGTCATTGCCTTATCTGAAGGTGTGAAAGAAAATATCATTAAGCAGTATAAAGTGAAGTCAGAAAAAATCAAGGTTATCTATAATCCAGTCGATTTAGACAGTATCGAAAACAATATAAAACACGGACAAGTAGCCGGAGCGCATCAAGCCATTTTCAACGCAAACGAAAAAATTATAATCACAGCTGGAAGGCTCGTAAAAGACAAAGACCACGAAACGTTACTCCGTGCTTTTGCAAAAGTAAATGAGCGCATCCATGCTAAATTAGTAATCCTGGGCGAGGGCGAATTAGAAGAAGATTTAAAGAGAACCGCGCATGAACATCACGTTCAGGACAAGGTTCATTTCATAGGCTTTCAGCAAAATCCGTATATTTATTTTAAGCAGGCGGATGTGTTTGTACTATCATCAAAGCGTGAAGGGTTTGGTCACGTGTTAGCTGAAGCGCTAGCCACAGGGACCCCTGTCGTTTCAACGAATGCCAAGCCAGGAGCCCGCGAAGTACTAAATTACGGAGAATTCGGCCGGATGTGTGAAGTTGGAAACGCAGAAGAAATGGCTGACAAAATATATGAGATCCTTACCTTAAATAAAGAACAAACAGCCCAAATCATTGACAAAGGCCTCACCCGTGCAAACGAATTTAACGCGAAAAAAATCGTGAAACAATACGAAGAAACATTCAATCAAACGATTGATCAAATCGAAAAATGA
- a CDS encoding PhnE/PtxC family ABC transporter permease, which translates to MEVIHTRPYIKRRRDGRINLKAGNKSDRVMRVTLILFVVLTVMAFLFFDYTGLELSSAISETFYNLKVMFLQPGLSHFGLGEAIHQIGITLGLAVLSTVLGGVIALFLALMAATNLSKDWLSKTVRIVVAFIRAVPTVLWVLIFAIAAGLGSEAAILGMLFHSIAYLVKAFSESFEEVDPGIIEALRATGSSWWHIVTHAVLPSTFTYLMSWTFLRFEINFGVAVAMGAAAGAGGIGFELSMASGFYFDLSEVGFITYAILLIAILLEILSTKMKNRYFPATAGK; encoded by the coding sequence ATGGAAGTAATTCATACAAGACCGTACATTAAACGAAGAAGAGATGGCAGAATTAATCTGAAAGCAGGAAACAAATCCGATCGGGTGATGCGGGTAACACTTATTCTTTTTGTTGTGCTAACAGTAATGGCTTTTTTGTTTTTTGATTATACCGGATTGGAGCTTTCCAGTGCGATTTCAGAAACGTTTTATAATCTAAAGGTGATGTTTCTGCAGCCCGGATTAAGCCATTTTGGATTAGGAGAAGCTATTCATCAAATTGGAATCACACTCGGATTGGCAGTTTTATCGACAGTCCTTGGCGGAGTAATTGCACTGTTTTTGGCCTTGATGGCAGCAACCAATTTATCAAAGGACTGGCTCTCTAAAACAGTACGGATTGTAGTTGCTTTTATCCGGGCTGTGCCAACGGTATTATGGGTGCTCATCTTTGCGATAGCTGCTGGTCTGGGAAGCGAGGCTGCAATCCTTGGTATGCTATTTCATTCGATTGCCTATCTGGTTAAAGCATTTTCAGAGTCCTTTGAGGAAGTAGATCCTGGTATTATTGAAGCATTGCGGGCGACTGGCTCCAGTTGGTGGCATATTGTCACACATGCTGTACTTCCATCCACCTTTACCTATTTAATGTCCTGGACATTTTTAAGGTTTGAAATTAACTTCGGTGTAGCTGTCGCAATGGGCGCCGCAGCAGGGGCAGGCGGTATCGGCTTTGAGCTTTCCATGGCATCCGGATTCTACTTTGATCTTAGTGAAGTCGGATTCATTACCTATGCCATCTTGCTAATCGCCATTTTATTAGAAATACTTTCTACCAAAATGAAAAATCGTTACTTTCCGGCAACTGCAGGAAAGTAA
- the phnC gene encoding phosphonate ABC transporter ATP-binding protein, which yields MPLLQVEGLGKSYDSETKVLRDIDFEVEAGEFISVIGPSGAGKSTLLRCINRMVDINEGHVTFDDLDIGSLKKKELRKMRTNIGMIFQHYNLVPRLTVIENVLHGRFGYKTVMQGVLGRFTEEEKEDAFYLLEKLGIEEHAYKRCDQLSGGQQQRVGICRALIQKPKLVLCDEPIASLDPNASKVIMDHLKSITSEMNITCLVNLHQVEVAQNYSDRIIGLKKGEIVFDGPKLKLSEEQINHIYGIATRELITV from the coding sequence ATGCCATTATTACAGGTTGAGGGACTTGGTAAATCATATGACTCAGAAACAAAGGTATTGAGGGACATAGATTTTGAGGTGGAAGCAGGAGAGTTCATTTCCGTTATAGGTCCTTCCGGTGCAGGTAAGTCGACGCTGTTGCGTTGTATCAATCGAATGGTAGACATTAATGAGGGTCATGTAACGTTTGATGATTTGGATATTGGAAGTCTGAAGAAGAAAGAACTACGTAAAATGCGGACAAATATTGGGATGATCTTTCAACATTATAATCTCGTCCCAAGGTTGACAGTCATTGAAAATGTGCTGCATGGGCGCTTTGGTTATAAGACAGTCATGCAAGGGGTTCTCGGCAGGTTTACGGAAGAGGAGAAGGAGGATGCTTTTTATCTTCTGGAAAAACTGGGGATTGAAGAACATGCATACAAACGATGTGATCAATTAAGCGGTGGGCAACAGCAGCGTGTTGGAATTTGCCGAGCCCTTATTCAAAAACCGAAGCTTGTTCTTTGTGATGAACCGATTGCTTCCCTTGATCCGAATGCATCAAAAGTGATTATGGATCATTTAAAATCCATTACATCGGAAATGAACATTACCTGTCTGGTAAACCTCCATCAGGTGGAAGTTGCTCAAAATTATTCGGATCGCATTATCGGCTTGAAAAAAGGAGAAATTGTTTTTGACGGCCCGAAACTGAAACTATCCGAGGAACAGATCAATCATATCTATGGCATTGCAACGAGAGAGTTAATTACGGTATAA
- a CDS encoding glycosyltransferase family 2 protein gives MENKQNPLISIITPAYNAERFISQTIESALRQTYTNWEMILVDDRSTDKTVEYIKNYQQQDDRIKLIELEENSGSAVARNTAMEAAKGQYFAFLDSDDLWTPEKLEKQLRFMQKKDIAFSFTKYAIVQEDGTLTKSVTSAPQYVDYDSLMKHCVIGCLTVMLDTAKIGRVEMVNIRTRQDYALWLTLTKQGFPAYGLPEVLAKYRLVENSISSNKLKAAKQNWYVYRHVEKQSLLKSIWYFSHYALINIRNLFLRKIKR, from the coding sequence TTGGAGAACAAACAAAATCCGTTAATTTCAATCATCACCCCTGCTTATAACGCAGAGAGATTCATAAGCCAAACCATTGAATCTGCTCTGAGGCAAACCTATACCAATTGGGAAATGATCCTTGTTGATGATCGTTCCACGGATAAAACAGTCGAATATATTAAAAACTACCAGCAACAAGACGATAGAATAAAACTGATAGAGCTTGAAGAAAACAGCGGATCAGCTGTTGCGCGTAATACAGCGATGGAGGCAGCGAAGGGACAATATTTCGCTTTTTTGGACAGTGATGATCTGTGGACACCGGAAAAGCTCGAGAAGCAGCTGCGATTCATGCAGAAAAAAGACATTGCCTTTTCATTTACGAAGTATGCGATTGTTCAGGAAGACGGTACGCTAACGAAGTCTGTTACATCCGCACCGCAATATGTCGATTATGACTCCCTAATGAAGCACTGTGTCATCGGCTGTTTGACAGTTATGTTGGATACGGCTAAAATCGGCAGGGTGGAAATGGTGAATATACGAACACGGCAGGATTATGCACTCTGGTTGACGCTTACAAAGCAGGGATTCCCTGCCTACGGACTGCCGGAAGTACTGGCGAAATACAGGCTGGTGGAGAATTCCATTTCCAGCAATAAACTTAAAGCAGCGAAACAAAACTGGTATGTGTATCGGCATGTGGAAAAACAGAGCTTATTAAAAAGCATCTGGTACTTCTCTCACTATGCATTAATTAATATAAGAAATTTATTTCTCCGTAAAATAAAACGATAG
- the galU gene encoding UTP--glucose-1-phosphate uridylyltransferase GalU: MKVRKAIIPAAGLGTRFLPATKAQPKEMLPIVDKPTIQYIVEEAVESGIEDIIIISGRGKRAIEDHFDVSYELEEKLSQKGKTEQLEMVQSISDLANIHYIRQKEPKGLGHAIACAHSFVGSEPFAVLLGDDIVEAEEPCLNQLIEAYNEHQSSIVGVHDVPMEDVSKYGIIKPLEGQNYGPSIRAIDSLVEKPKQEDAPSNLAIMGRYVLSPEIFDILENQEPGKGGEIQLTDAIEKLNKQEQVLAYNFTGQRYDIGGKLGFVQATIDFALNRGDLHDDIKAYMKKTLANLEK, from the coding sequence ATGAAGGTAAGAAAAGCAATTATTCCGGCGGCTGGATTAGGCACACGCTTTTTGCCTGCTACAAAAGCACAGCCAAAGGAAATGCTCCCAATTGTAGATAAACCAACAATCCAATATATTGTCGAAGAAGCTGTTGAATCAGGGATAGAAGACATCATTATCATATCGGGAAGAGGCAAACGAGCAATCGAGGACCATTTCGATGTATCGTATGAACTTGAGGAAAAACTTTCCCAAAAAGGAAAAACAGAGCAGCTTGAGATGGTGCAGTCCATTTCTGATTTAGCAAACATTCACTACATCAGGCAGAAAGAACCCAAAGGACTGGGCCACGCGATTGCATGTGCGCATAGTTTTGTTGGGAGCGAGCCTTTTGCTGTGCTCCTCGGAGATGATATTGTAGAAGCGGAAGAGCCATGTTTGAACCAGTTAATTGAAGCATACAATGAACATCAATCATCTATTGTAGGCGTGCATGATGTGCCGATGGAGGATGTGTCGAAATATGGCATTATTAAACCATTGGAAGGGCAAAATTATGGACCTTCCATTCGAGCAATTGATTCGTTAGTAGAAAAGCCGAAACAAGAAGATGCGCCATCAAACTTAGCCATCATGGGCAGGTATGTGCTCTCACCTGAAATTTTTGATATTCTGGAAAATCAGGAACCTGGAAAAGGCGGCGAAATTCAATTAACCGACGCGATTGAAAAACTCAATAAGCAAGAACAGGTACTGGCATATAACTTTACCGGCCAGCGCTATGATATTGGCGGCAAATTAGGATTTGTTCAGGCCACGATTGATTTTGCCCTAAACCGCGGGGACCTGCATGATGACATAAAGGCTTACATGAAAAAGACATTAGCAAACTTAGAGAAGTAG